The following coding sequences are from one Triticum aestivum cultivar Chinese Spring chromosome 5A, IWGSC CS RefSeq v2.1, whole genome shotgun sequence window:
- the LOC123108504 gene encoding predicted GPI-anchored protein 58, with protein MAAAAEVGPMMATVALECGGDISASQEDTLANSSFLGAGNAPSASQARGAEDDDEEVFATPPELPQQDPITMCSLPFTPSPAQPQSPSPPPSDDDDAAKPRRKPRVCTRKVRGAKFSTPAPTPSPKQQQQPEQPPRAVVDPLYRAMLMIPTATAAAATTSKHDPLEDFLALARQRGIF; from the coding sequence atggccgccgccgccgaggtcgggCCGATGATGGCGACGGTTGCCCTGGAGTGCGGCGGCGACATCTCGGCGTCCCAGGAGGACACCCTCGCCAACTCCTCCTTCCTCGGCGCCGGCAACGCCCCCTCCGCCTCGCAGGCGCGGGgggccgaggacgacgacgaggaggtctTCGCCACCCCTCCCGAGCTCCCCCAACAAGACCCCATCACCATGTGCAGCCTCCCCTTCACCCCCAGTCCCGCTCAGCCCCAGTCGCCCTCGCCACCTCcctccgacgacgacgacgccgccaAACCTCGCCGGAAGCCTAGGGTTTGCACCAGGAAGGTCAGGGGCGCCAAGTTCAGCACCCCAGCCCCGACCCCGAgccccaagcagcagcagcagccagagCAACCGCCCCGTGCCGTCGTCGATCCTCTCTACAGGGCGATGCTCATGAtccccaccgccaccgccgccgccgccaccaccagcaaGCACGATCCCTTGGAGGACTTCCTCGCGCTCGCCCGCCAGCGCGGCATCTTCTAG